One Streptomyces sp. NBC_01237 genomic region harbors:
- a CDS encoding polysaccharide deacetylase family protein gives METTAPGSARQDAASDAKGSFGPVDCRKAKCIALTFDAGPAKDTPRLLDILKEKKVHATFFLLGRDHVLKHPDTVQRIEDEGHEVANHTWSHEILTDKKPDEIRAELKKTQDAIAKITGKKPRLMRPPQGRTDDTVSEISKDLGLSQILWSATAKDYSTNDSALIKKRILDQAGKDGIILLHDIYKGTVPAVPGIIDALQKKGYTFVTVPELMAPATPEPGTIYRP, from the coding sequence ATGGAGACGACCGCTCCGGGCTCGGCACGTCAGGACGCCGCATCCGACGCCAAGGGCTCGTTCGGCCCGGTGGACTGCCGCAAGGCCAAGTGCATAGCGCTCACCTTCGACGCCGGTCCGGCGAAGGACACCCCGCGTCTCCTGGACATCCTCAAGGAGAAGAAGGTGCACGCCACCTTCTTCCTGCTCGGCAGGGACCACGTCCTCAAGCACCCCGACACCGTGCAGCGCATCGAGGACGAGGGCCACGAGGTGGCCAACCACACCTGGTCGCACGAGATCCTCACGGACAAGAAGCCCGACGAGATACGCGCCGAGCTGAAGAAGACCCAGGACGCCATCGCGAAGATCACCGGGAAGAAGCCCCGGCTGATGCGTCCGCCGCAGGGCCGCACCGACGACACGGTCTCCGAGATCAGCAAGGACCTGGGGCTCTCGCAGATCCTCTGGAGCGCCACCGCCAAGGACTACTCGACGAACGACTCCGCGCTGATCAAGAAGCGGATACTCGACCAGGCGGGCAAGGACGGCATCATCCTGCTCCACGACATCTACAAGGGCACCGTGCCGGCCGTGCCGGGCATCATCGACGCGCTCCAGAAGAAGGGCTACACCTTCGTGACGGTCCCCGAGCTGATGGCCCCCGCCACCCCGGAGCCGGGCACCATCTACCGCCCCTAG
- a CDS encoding zf-HC2 domain-containing protein produces the protein MRHGRTSRAATNAGRHVGQDAAARYADGTASGTAARSLEEHIEVCGTCAARVSSAVRARGAAAAVLADVRAAVLTAALAEPGGAHEVRGAGEAVAAPPIAPIARIAPIARVPAVARVLWAAGPALRGPWLLALVLVAVGAVALAYGAGLGAAARPLLLVTAPVLPLAGVLVSYGRHADPLHEIAASTPSGGVGLLLTRSAAVLGVSIPALTCAGALLPASAGGPGAAAWLLPGLAMTLAALALGSYIGCRAGASAVAAGWAAAVVLPTISAAPGGAALVAGAAPYFAGPGIQGCWAAAALVCAALIAVRRRSFDHLETS, from the coding sequence ATGAGGCACGGCAGGACATCGCGAGCTGCCACGAACGCGGGCCGGCACGTGGGCCAGGACGCGGCGGCACGGTACGCGGACGGCACCGCGTCCGGGACGGCCGCCCGGTCGCTGGAGGAACACATCGAGGTCTGCGGGACCTGCGCGGCCCGCGTGTCGTCGGCGGTCCGGGCCCGGGGCGCGGCGGCGGCGGTACTGGCCGACGTCCGGGCGGCGGTGCTGACCGCGGCACTCGCCGAGCCCGGTGGGGCCCACGAGGTGCGTGGGGCCGGTGAGGCGGTCGCCGCGCCGCCGATCGCTCCGATCGCCCGGATCGCTCCGATCGCCCGGGTCCCCGCCGTCGCCCGGGTCCTCTGGGCCGCGGGCCCCGCCCTGCGCGGGCCCTGGCTGCTGGCGCTCGTGCTGGTGGCCGTGGGGGCGGTGGCCCTGGCGTACGGGGCGGGGCTCGGAGCCGCGGCGCGTCCACTGCTGCTCGTGACCGCGCCGGTGCTCCCGCTCGCCGGGGTCCTCGTCTCGTACGGACGGCATGCCGACCCCCTGCACGAGATCGCCGCCTCGACCCCGTCCGGCGGGGTGGGGCTGCTGCTGACCAGGTCCGCGGCCGTGCTCGGGGTGAGCATTCCGGCGCTGACCTGCGCCGGTGCGCTGCTGCCCGCCTCCGCGGGCGGGCCCGGTGCCGCGGCGTGGCTGCTGCCCGGGCTGGCGATGACCCTCGCGGCGCTCGCCCTCGGCTCGTACATCGGCTGCCGCGCGGGCGCCTCGGCCGTCGCGGCGGGCTGGGCCGCCGCGGTCGTCCTGCCCACCATCAGCGCGGCGCCGGGGGGCGCCGCGCTGGTGGCCGGGGCAGCCCCGTACTTCGCGGGGCCGGGCATCCAGGGCTGCTGGGCGGCCGCCGCCCTCGTATGCGCGGCGCTGATCGCCGTACGCCGTAGATCCTTCGACCATCTGGAGACGTCGTGA
- a CDS encoding lysozyme, with the protein MPVLRSGSPRRSRFAAAGTLLAAFSLLLAIPGTAAAGDTPARGTARMGQGVIEHDGQGGLPRDPRAVQTEGVDVSGHQNAVDWATLWNSGVRWAYVKATEGTYYKNEDFAQQYNGSYNVGMIRGSYHFATPNTTGGAAQANYFVDNGGGWSRDGKTLPGALDIEWNPYGAQCYGLSQAGMVAWIRDFVNTYKARTGRDPVIYTATSWWQTCTGNNASFGATNPLWVARYNSTVGELPAGWGFYTMWQYTSSGPTVGDHNRFNGALDRVQALANG; encoded by the coding sequence ATGCCCGTGCTCAGATCCGGTTCGCCCCGCCGCTCGCGCTTCGCCGCCGCGGGAACCCTGCTCGCAGCCTTCTCCCTCCTCCTCGCCATACCCGGCACGGCCGCGGCCGGCGACACCCCCGCCCGCGGTACCGCGCGGATGGGCCAGGGCGTCATCGAACACGACGGCCAGGGCGGACTGCCGCGCGACCCGCGCGCCGTGCAGACCGAAGGCGTGGACGTCAGCGGACACCAGAACGCCGTCGACTGGGCGACGCTCTGGAACAGCGGCGTGCGCTGGGCCTACGTGAAGGCCACCGAAGGCACGTACTACAAGAACGAGGACTTCGCCCAGCAGTACAACGGCTCCTACAACGTCGGGATGATCCGGGGCTCGTACCACTTCGCCACCCCGAACACGACCGGTGGAGCGGCCCAGGCGAACTACTTCGTGGACAACGGGGGCGGCTGGTCCAGGGACGGCAAGACGCTGCCGGGCGCGCTGGACATCGAGTGGAACCCGTACGGAGCCCAGTGCTACGGCCTCTCCCAGGCGGGCATGGTCGCCTGGATACGCGACTTCGTGAACACCTACAAGGCACGCACCGGACGGGACCCGGTGATCTACACCGCGACCAGCTGGTGGCAGACGTGCACGGGCAACAACGCCAGTTTCGGGGCGACCAACCCGCTCTGGGTGGCCCGCTACAACTCGACCGTCGGTGAACTCCCGGCCGGCTGGGGCTTCTACACGATGTGGCAGTACACCTCGTCCGGCCCGACGGTCGGCGACCACAACCGCTTCAACGGCGCCCTCGACCGCGTACAGGCGCTGGCCAACGGCTGA
- a CDS encoding ABC transporter ATP-binding protein, producing MSVKVTGLTVRHRRKAVLDAVDLDFAPGVHGLLGPNGAGKTSLIRVLATVAAPAEGRVELLGDEVGAASDHRGRSAVRRRLGYLPQEFGHYPGFTVREFIAYVAWLKEMDGARVASAVERAVERVGLADRIDTKVKTLSGGMIRRVGIAQAIVNEPALLLLDEPTAGLDPEQRVEFRALLRELGETSTVIVSTHLVEDVAAACTDVTLIETGRIAYRGTTAQLIELGGEPDGLGGNPIERGYTAALRAHRTEVAAA from the coding sequence GTGAGCGTAAAGGTCACCGGACTGACCGTCCGGCACCGCAGGAAGGCAGTGCTGGACGCCGTCGACCTGGACTTCGCGCCGGGTGTGCACGGCCTGCTCGGGCCGAACGGCGCGGGCAAGACCTCGCTGATCCGGGTCCTGGCGACCGTGGCGGCCCCCGCCGAAGGCCGGGTGGAACTGCTCGGCGACGAGGTGGGCGCGGCGTCGGACCACCGCGGCAGGTCGGCGGTGCGGCGCAGGCTCGGATATCTGCCGCAGGAGTTCGGCCACTACCCCGGCTTCACGGTCCGCGAGTTCATCGCCTATGTGGCCTGGCTCAAGGAGATGGACGGGGCGCGGGTGGCGTCGGCCGTGGAACGCGCCGTGGAACGCGTGGGTCTGGCGGACCGGATCGACACGAAGGTGAAGACGCTGTCCGGGGGCATGATCCGGCGCGTCGGTATCGCCCAGGCCATCGTCAACGAACCGGCGCTGCTGCTGCTCGACGAGCCGACCGCCGGGCTGGACCCGGAACAGCGGGTCGAGTTCCGGGCGCTGCTGCGGGAGCTGGGAGAGACGTCCACCGTGATCGTGTCCACGCATCTGGTCGAGGACGTCGCCGCCGCCTGCACCGATGTGACGCTGATCGAGACCGGCCGGATCGCCTACCGGGGCACGACCGCGCAGCTCATCGAGCTGGGCGGCGAGCCGGACGGGCTCGGCGGCAACCCCATCGAGCGTGGCTACACCGCCGCCCTGCGCGCCCACCGTACGGAGGTGGCGGCCGCATGA
- a CDS encoding sensor histidine kinase, producing the protein MQKKRPRSKGSTRDGSGAMPPAAGADKRTVRVRSRLVAGVAVVGITVIAAGAPAALDASSELNESQSLVTLAELNQQAITLAHSLADERDTVTAYIAAGRDAGGKGDGKDGKNADAKSRSTRVDQQIDEIRAAAPATLRRDLSTVPSLRRDALTGKGSALDAHQAYSEVISKLHDLADELAEKTPPRAAEATRAPLALGGAVEQASATRGLLLAALAVPGKKATETQTDPFTGLPLQTQDEGDSEGDRDRDELSAAAQQARVRELASLADFDQAASPVARDKLATVVTGAEVNSAEKYLSRLTDRPELSASDREANAEKVGTALSARIDRMRSVESALGTAQVQRLEGLRDDDVTALELSIALLGGCFLIAVGVSTAVARTLTQPLAVLRIGAARLASEPESAEPVRYTGRNDEFAQVVRSMNTLHGKLHGLHHEFTGRFENLQSERGELIAGREALTLQRAELQVHAADLAAQLERLKNTVHHTFVNLSLRTLGLVERQLGVIEGLEEREQDPERLGTLFKLDHMATVMRRHSENMLVLAGAEHGHSHPSPIPLVDVLRAAVSEIERYERVTIQSLPPHAQIAGFAADDLSHLVAELLENATAFSPPDSHVELSGWLLETGEVMLSVQDEGIGMSSVRMGELNARLADPTSFEAGEQNADGAGLGLQVTSLLAARHGVRVQLREQKGSGVTAVVVLPQSLLPRAPSAASPPPVPKTGDAPSLNLPGSVAEANSNALPSRSLAAPVETAEPAEAAEPVEPAGPAEPAGPMEPVESGDSVDPLIAAAERTIRDAGVQPAAEAQAQAPAPEQAPTGPERTPDGPERTPSAEQTPDGPEQTPSESAHTPSDSAHTPSESEITLQVRLPVVPEETSDPYAIGPDRHERPADSGPTRPVPAAREPYAAPVAPEPPAAPVPAPAADTFPGPRQPSAGRITDKGLPKRTPKVVQPAAAPATERKGSLDKEALRRRLGGFHQGAKDGRRDVEVEIAESTGQVAVTDQGAHTAHTERSSPTEHTELTGRTDDRTDETGDTVEEARS; encoded by the coding sequence GTGCAGAAGAAGCGGCCGCGGAGCAAGGGCAGCACGCGCGACGGTTCCGGGGCGATGCCTCCGGCGGCGGGCGCCGACAAGCGGACCGTGCGGGTACGCAGTCGGCTGGTCGCGGGAGTGGCAGTCGTCGGGATCACCGTCATCGCGGCAGGTGCGCCCGCCGCTCTTGACGCCTCCTCAGAACTGAACGAGTCCCAGAGTCTGGTCACCCTCGCCGAGCTGAACCAGCAGGCGATCACCCTCGCGCACTCCCTCGCCGACGAGCGGGACACGGTCACCGCGTACATCGCCGCCGGCCGGGACGCGGGCGGAAAGGGCGACGGCAAGGACGGCAAGAACGCCGACGCCAAGAGCCGCAGCACCCGGGTCGACCAGCAGATCGACGAGATCCGCGCCGCCGCACCCGCCACGCTGCGCCGCGACCTCTCCACCGTTCCCTCCCTGCGCCGTGACGCCCTCACCGGCAAGGGATCGGCCCTGGACGCCCACCAGGCGTACTCCGAGGTCATCTCCAAACTCCACGACCTCGCCGACGAGCTCGCCGAGAAGACCCCGCCGCGCGCCGCCGAGGCCACCCGCGCCCCGCTGGCGCTGGGGGGCGCCGTCGAGCAGGCGTCCGCCACCCGCGGGCTTCTCCTCGCCGCCCTCGCCGTCCCCGGCAAGAAGGCCACGGAGACGCAGACCGACCCGTTCACCGGGCTGCCGCTGCAGACCCAGGACGAGGGCGACTCCGAGGGCGACCGAGACCGGGACGAGCTGAGCGCCGCCGCCCAGCAGGCCCGGGTGCGCGAACTGGCCTCGCTCGCCGACTTCGACCAGGCGGCGAGCCCCGTCGCCCGGGACAAGCTGGCCACCGTCGTCACCGGGGCCGAGGTCAACAGCGCGGAGAAGTACCTCTCCAGGCTCACCGACCGGCCCGAGCTCTCCGCGTCGGACCGCGAGGCGAACGCGGAGAAGGTCGGGACGGCGCTCTCCGCCCGGATCGACCGGATGCGCAGCGTCGAGTCGGCCCTCGGCACCGCCCAGGTCCAGCGGCTGGAGGGGCTGCGCGACGACGACGTCACCGCGCTCGAACTGAGCATCGCGCTGCTCGGCGGCTGCTTCCTGATCGCCGTCGGCGTCTCCACCGCGGTCGCCCGCACGCTGACCCAGCCGCTCGCCGTCCTCAGGATCGGCGCCGCCCGCCTCGCGAGCGAACCGGAGAGCGCCGAACCGGTCCGCTACACCGGCCGCAACGACGAGTTCGCCCAGGTCGTCCGGTCGATGAACACGCTGCACGGCAAGCTGCACGGGCTGCACCACGAGTTCACCGGACGCTTCGAGAACCTCCAGAGCGAGCGGGGCGAACTGATCGCGGGCCGCGAGGCCCTCACCCTCCAGCGGGCCGAACTCCAGGTACACGCGGCGGATCTCGCCGCGCAGCTGGAGCGGCTGAAGAACACGGTCCACCACACCTTCGTCAACCTCTCGCTGCGCACCCTCGGTCTGGTCGAGCGTCAGCTGGGCGTCATCGAGGGCCTGGAGGAGCGCGAGCAGGACCCGGAACGCCTGGGCACGCTCTTCAAGCTGGACCACATGGCGACCGTCATGCGCCGGCACAGCGAGAACATGCTGGTCCTCGCGGGCGCCGAGCACGGCCACAGCCACCCGAGCCCGATCCCGCTGGTCGACGTCCTGCGCGCGGCCGTCAGCGAGATCGAGCGGTACGAACGGGTCACCATCCAGTCCCTGCCGCCGCACGCCCAGATCGCGGGCTTCGCCGCGGACGACCTCAGCCACCTGGTCGCCGAACTCCTGGAGAACGCGACCGCCTTCTCGCCGCCGGATTCCCATGTCGAGCTCTCCGGCTGGCTGCTGGAGACCGGTGAGGTGATGCTCTCCGTGCAGGACGAGGGCATCGGCATGTCGTCGGTCCGGATGGGCGAACTCAATGCCAGGCTGGCCGACCCGACCTCGTTCGAGGCGGGGGAGCAGAATGCCGACGGCGCCGGGCTCGGGCTTCAGGTGACCTCGCTGCTGGCCGCGCGCCACGGGGTACGGGTCCAGCTGCGCGAGCAGAAGGGGAGTGGAGTGACGGCTGTCGTCGTCCTGCCCCAGTCCCTGCTGCCGAGGGCGCCTTCCGCCGCCTCGCCGCCGCCGGTGCCGAAGACCGGGGACGCGCCGTCGCTGAACCTGCCGGGCTCCGTTGCCGAGGCCAACTCCAACGCACTGCCCAGCCGTTCGCTCGCGGCCCCCGTCGAAACCGCCGAACCTGCCGAAGCCGCCGAACCGGTCGAACCGGCCGGACCTGCTGAACCGGCCGGACCCATGGAGCCGGTCGAATCCGGCGATTCCGTCGACCCGCTGATCGCCGCCGCCGAGCGGACGATCCGGGACGCCGGGGTCCAGCCGGCCGCAGAAGCCCAGGCCCAGGCCCCCGCGCCCGAGCAGGCGCCGACCGGCCCCGAGCGGACGCCGGACGGGCCGGAGCGGACGCCGTCCGCCGAGCAGACGCCGGACGGGCCGGAGCAGACGCCGTCCGAGTCCGCGCACACGCCGTCCGACTCCGCGCATACGCCGTCCGAGTCCGAGATCACCCTCCAGGTGCGGCTCCCGGTGGTGCCGGAGGAGACCTCGGACCCGTACGCGATCGGCCCCGACCGGCACGAACGTCCCGCCGACTCCGGCCCCACGCGGCCCGTCCCGGCCGCCCGGGAGCCGTACGCCGCCCCGGTGGCACCGGAGCCGCCCGCCGCACCCGTACCCGCACCGGCGGCGGACACCTTCCCCGGGCCCCGGCAGCCGTCGGCCGGGCGGATCACCGACAAGGGGCTGCCCAAGCGCACCCCCAAGGTCGTCCAGCCCGCCGCGGCACCCGCCACCGAGCGCAAGGGCAGCCTCGACAAGGAGGCCCTGCGCCGTCGGCTCGGCGGCTTCCACCAAGGCGCGAAGGACGGCCGGCGCGATGTCGAGGTGGAGATCGCCGAGAGCACCGGCCAGGTGGCCGTCACCGACCAGGGCGCGCACACCGCACACACCGAGCGCAGTTCACCGACCGAGCACACTGAGCTGACCGGCCGCACGGATGACCGGACCGATGAGACGGGGGACACAGTCGAGGAGGCACGCAGTTGA
- the lon gene encoding endopeptidase La: MTTESKAFTTIDLPVLPLDDEVVLPGMVVPLDLSDAEVRAAVEAAQAAARPGDGKPEVLLVPRIDGTYTGTGVLGTVEQVGRLSDGDPGALIRARDRVRIGAGTSGPGGALWVEGTRIDVVVPDPLPGSAAELVKEYKALATSWLKKRGAWQVVDRVQQIEDISALADNSGYSPFLATAQKVQLLETTDAVARLKLAIQWLGEHLAEQDVAESIAKDVQEGVDKQQREFLLRRQLDAVRKELSELNGDPEDESDDYRARVEAADLPGHVREAALKEVDKLERSSDQSPEGSWIRTWLDTVLELPWTERTEDAYDIRGAREILDAEHAGLADVKERITEYLAVRKRRADRGLGVVGGRRGGAVLALVGPPGVGKTSLGESVAHAMGRKFVRVALGGVRDEAEIRGHRRTYVGALPGRIVRAIKEAGSMNPVVLLDEIDKVGSDFRGDPAAALLEVLDPAQNHTFRDHYLEVELDLSDVVFLATANVLEAIPEALLDRMELVRLDGYTEDEKVVIARDHLLPRQLERAGLEKDEVGLDESALRRLAGEYTREAGVRNLERAVARLLRKVAAQHELGDRELPFTVTETDLRGLIGRPHHVPESAQDPAERRTAVPGVATGLAVTGAGGDVLYVEASLADPETGASGLTLTGQLGDVMKESAQIALSFLRSHGAELELPVADLKDRGAHIHFPAGAVPKDGPSAGITMTTALASLLSGRLVRTDVAMTGEVSLTGRVLPIGGLKQKLLAAHRAGITTVVIPKRNEADLDDVPAEVLDTLEVHPVTDVRQVLEIALAPASARVEERIPAAA; the protein is encoded by the coding sequence ATGACTACGGAGTCCAAGGCGTTCACAACGATCGACCTGCCCGTGCTGCCGCTCGACGACGAAGTCGTACTGCCCGGAATGGTGGTGCCGCTGGATCTGTCGGACGCGGAGGTGCGGGCCGCCGTCGAGGCCGCTCAGGCCGCCGCGCGTCCGGGCGACGGCAAGCCCGAGGTGCTGCTGGTGCCGAGGATCGACGGGACGTACACGGGGACCGGCGTCCTCGGCACCGTCGAGCAGGTCGGCCGTCTGTCGGACGGCGACCCGGGCGCGCTCATCCGGGCCCGTGACCGGGTGCGGATCGGGGCCGGGACGAGTGGTCCCGGCGGAGCGCTGTGGGTGGAGGGCACCCGGATCGACGTGGTCGTGCCCGACCCGCTGCCCGGCTCCGCGGCGGAGCTCGTCAAGGAGTACAAGGCGCTCGCCACCAGCTGGCTGAAGAAGCGCGGGGCCTGGCAGGTCGTGGACCGGGTCCAGCAGATCGAGGACATCTCCGCGCTGGCGGACAATTCCGGCTACTCGCCCTTCCTGGCCACCGCGCAGAAGGTCCAGCTGCTGGAGACGACGGACGCGGTCGCCCGGCTGAAGCTCGCCATCCAGTGGCTCGGTGAGCACCTCGCCGAGCAGGACGTGGCCGAGTCCATCGCCAAGGACGTCCAGGAGGGCGTCGACAAGCAGCAGCGCGAATTCCTGCTGCGGCGTCAGCTCGACGCCGTGCGCAAGGAGCTCTCCGAGCTCAACGGCGACCCGGAGGACGAGTCCGACGACTACCGGGCCCGTGTCGAGGCCGCCGACCTTCCCGGGCACGTCCGCGAGGCCGCGCTCAAGGAGGTCGACAAGCTGGAGCGATCCTCCGACCAGAGCCCGGAGGGTTCCTGGATCCGGACCTGGCTGGACACCGTTCTCGAACTTCCCTGGACCGAGCGCACCGAGGACGCCTACGACATCCGCGGCGCGCGGGAGATCCTGGACGCCGAGCACGCCGGCCTGGCGGACGTGAAGGAACGGATCACCGAGTACCTCGCGGTGCGCAAGCGGCGTGCCGACCGGGGGCTCGGAGTGGTCGGCGGGCGGCGCGGCGGTGCCGTGCTCGCGCTCGTGGGCCCTCCCGGCGTCGGCAAGACCTCGCTCGGTGAGTCCGTCGCGCACGCCATGGGCCGCAAGTTCGTCCGCGTCGCGCTCGGCGGTGTCCGGGACGAGGCGGAGATCCGGGGCCACCGGCGTACCTACGTGGGCGCGCTCCCCGGACGCATCGTGCGGGCCATCAAGGAGGCCGGCTCGATGAACCCGGTCGTCCTGCTCGACGAGATCGACAAGGTCGGCTCCGACTTCCGGGGCGACCCGGCCGCCGCCCTCCTCGAAGTCCTGGACCCGGCCCAGAACCACACCTTCCGCGATCACTACCTGGAGGTCGAACTCGACCTCAGCGACGTGGTGTTCCTGGCCACGGCCAATGTGCTGGAAGCCATCCCGGAGGCGCTGCTGGACCGGATGGAGCTGGTCCGGCTCGACGGCTACACCGAGGACGAGAAGGTCGTCATCGCCCGTGACCACCTGCTCCCGCGCCAGCTGGAGCGGGCCGGTCTGGAGAAGGACGAGGTCGGCCTCGACGAGTCCGCGCTGCGCAGGCTGGCGGGCGAGTACACCCGTGAAGCGGGCGTACGGAACCTGGAACGCGCCGTCGCCCGGCTGCTCCGCAAGGTCGCGGCCCAGCACGAACTGGGCGACCGGGAGCTGCCGTTCACGGTGACCGAGACGGATCTGCGCGGTCTGATCGGGCGGCCGCACCACGTCCCCGAGTCCGCCCAGGACCCGGCCGAGCGCCGTACCGCGGTGCCGGGCGTGGCCACCGGACTCGCGGTGACCGGAGCCGGCGGTGACGTGCTGTACGTGGAGGCGTCGCTGGCCGACCCGGAGACCGGGGCGTCCGGGCTGACCCTCACCGGTCAGCTGGGCGACGTCATGAAGGAATCGGCGCAGATCGCGCTGAGCTTCCTGCGGTCCCACGGCGCGGAACTGGAACTGCCGGTCGCGGACCTCAAGGACCGCGGCGCGCACATCCACTTCCCGGCGGGCGCGGTCCCCAAGGACGGGCCCAGTGCCGGTATCACCATGACGACGGCGCTGGCCTCGCTGCTCTCCGGGCGGCTGGTCCGCACGGATGTGGCGATGACCGGCGAGGTGTCGCTGACCGGACGGGTGCTGCCGATCGGAGGTCTGAAGCAGAAGCTCCTGGCGGCCCACCGCGCGGGCATCACCACCGTGGTGATCCCCAAGCGGAACGAGGCCGATCTGGACGACGTCCCCGCCGAGGTCCTCGACACGCTGGAGGTCCACCCGGTGACCGATGTCCGCCAGGTGCTGGAGATCGCCCTCGCCCCGGCCTCGGCCAGGGTCGAGGAGAGGATCCCGGCAGCCGCCTAG
- a CDS encoding RNA polymerase sigma factor, with product MRLLRPAGEGPGHRDDGIDEDDGHRADGRDEDAALLRAVARGDAVALGTLYDRHSGWLHARLSRRCPDAETVREVLQDTFVAVWRSAGTHRGGPAGGWLWVIAARRLVDAQRAAARLDRPADTGWSTTVPSTEERVLAGLEYGDVGDALDRIPPELGEVLRATVVDGLTTREAARLLGIPEGTVKTRAMRARRELRAALARPAPNDAPLGGTA from the coding sequence GTGAGGCTGTTGCGCCCTGCGGGGGAGGGCCCGGGACACCGGGACGACGGGATCGACGAGGACGACGGGCACCGTGCGGACGGGAGGGACGAGGACGCGGCGCTGCTGCGGGCGGTCGCGCGGGGGGACGCGGTGGCCCTGGGCACGCTGTACGACCGGCACTCCGGCTGGCTCCACGCCCGGCTGAGCCGCCGGTGCCCGGACGCCGAGACCGTGCGGGAGGTGCTTCAGGACACCTTCGTGGCCGTCTGGCGGTCCGCCGGAACGCACCGGGGCGGCCCGGCGGGCGGCTGGCTGTGGGTGATCGCCGCCCGTCGGCTCGTCGACGCCCAGCGGGCCGCCGCCCGGCTGGACCGGCCCGCAGACACGGGGTGGAGCACCACCGTGCCCTCCACCGAGGAACGGGTGCTGGCCGGACTGGAGTACGGGGACGTGGGCGACGCGCTCGACCGGATCCCGCCCGAGCTGGGCGAGGTGCTGCGCGCGACGGTCGTCGACGGCCTGACGACCCGGGAGGCCGCGCGGCTGCTCGGCATCCCCGAAGGCACGGTCAAGACCCGCGCGATGCGGGCCAGACGCGAACTGCGCGCCGCCCTGGCCCGGCCGGCGCCGAACGACGCCCCACTGGGAGGCACGGCATGA
- a CDS encoding roadblock/LC7 domain-containing protein, which produces MTAPSTFGLSTEARNLHWLLSNLVEEVPGVHSVTVVSSDGLMLLSSDPGHLTAPTEGRQDGPRGSSADLATIVSGIGSLTVGAAKLMDGGGVKQTMVAMDEGSVFVMSISDGSLLGVHATPDCDMSVIAYHMALFVGRAGHVLTPELRSELRKSMESTQ; this is translated from the coding sequence TTGACTGCGCCCAGCACATTCGGGCTGAGTACCGAAGCCCGGAACCTTCACTGGTTGCTGAGCAATCTGGTGGAGGAGGTGCCAGGGGTCCACTCGGTCACCGTCGTCTCGTCCGACGGACTCATGCTGCTCTCCTCCGATCCCGGCCATCTGACCGCCCCCACGGAAGGCCGCCAGGACGGGCCCAGGGGATCCAGCGCCGATCTCGCCACCATCGTCTCCGGTATCGGCTCCCTCACCGTGGGAGCCGCGAAGCTGATGGACGGCGGAGGCGTCAAGCAGACGATGGTCGCCATGGACGAGGGCAGCGTCTTCGTCATGTCGATCAGCGACGGTTCCCTGCTCGGTGTGCACGCCACCCCCGACTGCGACATGAGCGTCATCGCGTACCACATGGCCCTCTTCGTCGGCCGTGCCGGACACGTCCTCACCCCCGAACTCCGCAGTGAGCTGCGCAAATCGATGGAGAGCACCCAGTGA
- a CDS encoding MarR family winged helix-turn-helix transcriptional regulator: MRGADVHGSQSGREPGANAGSGVDHEFLALERELAVFLRRARANSGEMAREVHPDLESAAYGLLVRLESAGRQRATELAGYFGVGKATMSRQLRALEDLGLVAREPDPADGRAWLVHLTDEGLARFRSVRDARRSRYVSKLADWDRAEVAELARLLQHFNARAED, from the coding sequence ATGAGGGGTGCTGACGTGCACGGGAGCCAAAGCGGGCGGGAACCCGGTGCCAACGCGGGAAGTGGTGTGGACCACGAATTCCTCGCGCTGGAGCGTGAGTTGGCGGTCTTTCTGCGCCGGGCGCGGGCCAACTCGGGCGAGATGGCCCGCGAGGTGCACCCCGACCTGGAGTCGGCCGCCTACGGCCTTCTCGTACGCCTGGAGTCGGCGGGGCGCCAGCGCGCCACCGAACTCGCGGGCTACTTCGGCGTCGGCAAGGCGACGATGAGCCGTCAACTGCGCGCCCTGGAAGACCTCGGACTGGTGGCACGTGAACCCGATCCGGCGGACGGCCGCGCCTGGCTGGTCCATCTCACCGACGAGGGTCTGGCCCGCTTCCGCAGCGTCCGCGACGCCCGTCGCAGCCGCTATGTGAGCAAGCTCGCGGACTGGGACCGGGCCGAGGTGGCGGAACTGGCCCGGCTGCTCCAGCACTTCAACGCCCGCGCGGAGGACTGA